One Hevea brasiliensis isolate MT/VB/25A 57/8 chromosome 5, ASM3005281v1, whole genome shotgun sequence genomic region harbors:
- the LOC131179933 gene encoding protein PAT1 homolog 2-like, which translates to MEKDVGLECLSDMDDLASTFAKLNRVVTGPRNVGVIGDRGSSSFSRESSSATDWAADEELASWLDQQMFDIENAQEGKRWSSQPQSSSACFSESKLLHRTSSYPQQQLQLHRFSSEPILVPKSNFTSFPPPGGRNQQASHDYLNNPSLTSGPQPFSAPNLSPLSNSNLHLASMHHGLRYHGNMPTITSPGHSFNSRSQNHWVNNAGLLQVDHSSLLQSMLQQQLSHQNGLMSAQLISPQQQRLQSPVQPSLSHFAAVQSHLYNAHPSSAHKMFFGLSDQKHKSQKGRQNTRLSQQSSDASSQKSDSSCLQFRSKYMTAEEIESILKMQHASTHNSDPYIDDYYHQARLAKRSAVARAKQHFCPSHLKDHPSRGRNSTDQQSHIHVNALGKIPFPSIRRLQPLLDVDPPPGAVDRNSEQISERSLEQEPMLAARIAVEDALCLLLDVEDIDRFLQFNHPQDGGAQLRYKRQIVLEGLAASLQLVDPLGQSGNTVGLASKDDIVFLRIVSLPKGRKLISKFLQLLLPGSKLTRIVCMAIFRHLRFLFGSIPSDTGAAGTTMNLVKTVSACVISMDLHALSACLVAVVCSSEQPPFRPLGSPAGDGASVILKCLLEKASKLLNDPQAAANCGVPNFTLWQASFDEFFDLLTKYCLIKYDTILQSLYAKNPPNAEDIDLEVRKATKSEMPVELLRACLPHTNERQMELLRHFGQQRNPITGLNAHSGNSGHIDSESVGS; encoded by the coding sequence GTTCATCTGCGACTGATTGGGCAGCAGATGAAGAACTTGCAAGCTGGTTAGATCAGCAAATGTTTGATATTGAAAATGCTCAGGAAGGCAAGAGATGGTCATCACAGCCTCAATCTTCATCTGCTTGTTTCTCAGAATCAAAACTTCTGCACAGAACTTCCTCATACCCCCAGCAGCAACTGCAGTTGCACCGCTTCTCAAGTGAACCAATTCTTGTGCCCAAatcaaatttcacatctttccctCCTCCAGGTGGCAGAAATCAGCAGGCTTCACATGATTACCTGAATAATCCCTCTCTTACTAGTGGACCACAGCCCTTCTCTGCTCCAAACCTCTCTCCTTTGTCCAACTCTAATCTTCATCTGGCTAGCATGCATCATGGGTTACGCTACCATGGAAATATGCCCACGATCACCTCTCCTGGCCATTCTTTTAATAGCAGGTCGCAAAATCATTGGGTTAACAATGCTGGTTTATTGCAAGTAGATCACTCTAGCCTCTTACAGAGCATGTTGCAGCAGCAATTATCccatcaaaatggcctaatgtctgCGCAGCTGATATCACCACAGCAGCAGAGACTGCAGAGTCCAGTTCAGCCATCCTTGTCTCATTTTGCAGCAGTGCAATCCCACCTCTATAATGCCCATCCTTCATCAGCACATAAAATGTTCTTTGGATTATCAGATCAAAAACACAAATCACAAAAGGGCAGACAGAATACGCGTCTTTCTCAACAAAGTTCTGATGCTAGCAGTCAGAAAAGTGATAGTAGTTGTTTGCAATTTAGATCCAAGTACATGACGGCTGAAGAGATAGAAAGTATTCTGAAAATGCAGCATGCTTCCACGCATAACAGTGACCCATACATAGATGATTATTACCATCAAGCTCGTCTTGCCAAAAGATCTGCAGTAGCCAGAGCAAAACAACATTTTTGCCCATCTCACCTGAAGGATCACCCTTCTCGAGGTCGTAACAGCACAGACCAACAGTCTCATATACATGTTAATGCCCTTGGGAAGATTCCCTTCCCTTCCATACGTAGGCTACAGCCTCTTCTTGATGTTGATCCTCCTCCTGGTGCTGTTGACAGAAACTCTGAACAAATATCTGAGAGGTCTTTGGAACAAGAACCTATGCTTGCAGCTAGAATTGCTGTTGAAGATGCACTATGCCTTCTTCTTGATGTGGAGGATATTGATCGGTTTCTACAATTCAATCATCCCCAGGATGGTGGGGCTCAGCTCAGGTATAAGCGTCAGATTGTGCTTGAAGGATTAGCAGCGTCCCTTCAGCTTGTTGACCCACTTGGCCAAAGTGGCAACACGGTTGGACTGGCATCCAAGGATGACATTGTATTCCTGCGGATAGTTTCTCTTCCTAAGGGTCGAAAGCTCATCTCTAAGTTCCTTCAGCTTCTTTTACCTGGTAGCAAACTCACCCGAATTGTCTGTATGGCTATTTTCCGTcacttgaggtttttgtttggtaGCATTCCTTCTGATACAGGAGCAGCTGGGACAACTATGAATCTTGTGAAAACGGTTTCAGCATGTGTTATCAGCATGGATCTACATGCACTGAGTGCTTGCCTTGTTGCAGTTGTTTGTTCTTCAGAGCAGCCACCATTTAGACCTCTTGGTAGTCCTGCTGGAGATGGTGCCTCTGTTATTTTGAAGTGTCTTCTTGAGAAGGCAAGTAAACTATTAAATGATCCCCAGGCAGCAGCCAACTGTGGTGTACCTAATTTTACTCTCTGGCAGGCATCATTTGATGAATTTTTTGATCTTCTTACCAAGTATTGCCTGATTAAATATGACACAATACTGCAGTCACTTTATGCAAAGAACCCACCTAACGCAGAAGATATTGATTTAGAGGTACGTAAAGCTACAAAAAGTGAAATGCCTGTGGAACTTTTACGTGCATGCCTTCCTCATACTAATGAACGCCAGATGGAGCTTTTAAGACATTTTGGGCAGCAACGCAATCCTATTACTGGATTGAATGCACATTCAGGGAATAGTGGTCATATAGACTCTGAATCAGTAGGGAGTTGA